The Lolium perenne isolate Kyuss_39 chromosome 6, Kyuss_2.0, whole genome shotgun sequence genome segment cggaggcggaggcggaaagGCCGATGGATGGCAACGACGGAACGAAGAAGACGACACCGACATGTTAAATTTAACATCAGTCTTATGTGCAAGTTGTGGTAGAAAATTAAATCTACCAATAGTCATTGGCATGATTTTATGAGTAGAAAATATCTGAGAGGTTCTGGTGTCTTCTGCTCAAAAAATAGACTAGGTGACTCTCCCCTTGGATAGATATGCAAAAAGTAAGAGATATTTTTCTTTCTGGCAAAAGAATGCAAGTGGGAGATGGGAGAATGACAAGTTTTTGGCAGGATGCTTGGTGTGGGAGTATTCCTTTCAAAGAGTCTTTTCCTGAAATCTTTCACAACTGCAATGAACAAAATATTACAGTTACTGATGGTGCTGCTCTTGGTTCGAACTTCTCTTTTAGGAGATATCTATCTCCAGGATTAGCTGGTCAAGTTCTTGGCCTGCTGGATATTGTGAGACAAACAGTTCTATCCCAGGCAAGAGATAAACCTTTCTCAAAATGGACAGAAAATGGGATTGACTCTCTGAAATCTATGTACAATCACCTATGCAGAAATGGGACAGATAGATCTTTCAAACATTTGTGAAAAAGTAAGATTCCTCTGAAGATAAAAATATGGCTATGACTTATCTGGCATAATGCAATTGCAACTAACGACAATCTGCTAAACTGTCAGTTTTGTCATCAAAATGAAACCATATCGCACCTCTTTTTTGAATGTGTAGCAGCAAAGTATGTGTGGAGCACTGTTGCTATGGTCATTGGAGCAACTGGCAGGCCTGGAAAATTCACTCAATTCTTCTGGTGGTTCCCTCATTTTGTTCCTGCTAGCAGGAAGTCCATATTGCTGGCTTGGCAGCatacctggccatgggcagcccggcccgaggCCCGGCCCGAAGCCTAGCCCGAAAAACTCGAGCCTAGGCCGAGAAATGTTGGCCCGACtaccgggccgggccgggcctgggTAGCCCGAAAACAGCGTTTAACACTACGGCCTGGCCCGCGGCCCGATGGCCCGACGGGCTTGGTGGGTATTtggccgggccgggccgggcttggcCGGATTTTTTTGCGTCGGGCTTACctcggcccggcccggcccgacacaTGCCCAGCTATACTTGGCAGCAATATGTTGGGCTATATAGAAACTTCGAAATAGATCATGTTTTGAGAAGAAACTGATAAAATCTCCTAATGAACTAATCAGCTTGTCTGCTGTCTTTATGAATTACTTGGCAGGTCTACATAAATCACCTGACAAAGAAAATCTCAAAGCTGGTGCTAATAACTTGCTCAGGCTGGCGGCTGCAGCTACTGCTGCCCCTTCAGCGACTGGGGGGGGGAGGTCTTGTAGAAGAACCTTGACAATCACCGATGATGTGACGGTTGATCCTGATGGGGAAGACATGGAGACTGATGATACATGAGCTTAAAACTCTTTCCCCCCTGCTGATGCTGATACCTAGAATTCAAATCTCCTGGTTTTTGGTGCTTGTTATGATAGATGGTGGTTTTTGCTGGTGCTTTTGTTTAGCTGGCCTGTTGGTCTTTCCTTTTTGTCGATGGTTAAGAATTCTGGCATGTTGGCTGTCATGTAATAACTCTATAACGCTAGCATTAGGCGGCGTCCTCCCCCCTTCCCCGTGATGCAAAAATTACTATTATTTTTCGTTATCTCATGGTAATGAAAATCGATCTTCCTGGGGTGGATCCCTTGGAAAAAAAAAAGTTAAACTGGCCCAAGAGAATCCCATTTTGGCCCAGTATGCTGCTGGGCTTTCTCTTGCTGCTCCTGCTCGGGAAGAGACCCGTTTCGTCCACGTTCAGTGCTGCTAGGACAAAGCAAAACCCCTCTCTCGTCCtccccacccgccgccgccgccatggacgCCGGCGACCCCTCCACCGCGCTGGTCGCCACCGCGGCAGACCCATCCCAGAGCGCCAAGAAGAAGGCCCCGAAGCGATTCATCCACACCGCGATCCCGCCCTCCATCCTCTCCGACCcgaccctcgccgccgccgccacctcgctCCTCCCGGCCGCCTACAACTTCGAGCTCCCGAAAACCGCCCACCGCATCCGCGCCTCAGGCGCGCGCCGCGCCGCGCTGCAGCTGCCCGAgggcctcctcctcttctccctgcCGCTCTCCCACATCCTCGGCCCCTTCCTCGCCGACCACCCCTCCAACGACGTGCTCATCCTCGCCGACCCGACCTACGGCGCCTGCTGCCTGGGCGACCGCCCCGCCAAGGCGCTCGCCGCCGACCTCCTCGTCCACTACGGCCACTCCTGCCTCGTGCCCGTCACCTCCTCCCTCCTGCCCGTCCTCTACGTCTTCGTCGAGATCCGCGTCGACGCGctccgcctcgccgccgccgtccgcAGCGCCTTCCCGGACGCCGCCGCGGCGCCGCGCCTCGCGCTCGCCGGCACCGTGCAGTTCATCGCGGCCGTGCACGCCGCGCGCGAGATGCTCGCGCGGGACGGGTACCGCGACATCCTCGTCCCGCAGGCGAAACCCCTCTCCGCCGGCGAGATCCTCGGGTGCACCGCGCCTACTCTGAAAAAATCAGAGGGTGTGggcgtggtggtgttcgtcgccGACGGCAGGTTCCACCTCGAGGCGTTCATGATCGCCAACCCCGGGGTGAAGGCCTACCGGTTCGACCCGTTTCTTGGCGTGCTTGTGCTTGAGGAGTATGACCATGTTGGGATGAAGCAGGCGAGGAAGGAGGCGGTGCTGGCAGCGAGGAAGGCCAAGAGCTGGGGAGTCGTGCTCGGCACGCTCGGCCGGCAGGGGAGCGTGAAGGTTCTTGACCGGATTGTAGAACATCTCGAAGAAAAGGGGTTGGAGCACATGGTGGTGCTCATGTCCGAGCTCTCCCCGACGAGGATGGAGCTGTTCGGGGATTCTGTGGATGCATGGGTGCAGATTGCGTGTCCTCGGTTGTCGATCGATTGGGGGGAGGGATTCAAGAAGCCGGTGCTGACAACATTCGAGTTTGATGTTGCACTGGGGTATGTTCCTGGGTGGTGGGAGAAAGGTAGTAGGGAATGTGGAAGTGGAGGTGGCAGTGGCTGCTGCTCAGGATCAGGAACTTGCGGAGATGGTGATTGCAGTAGTGGCGACTGTGGTGGAAATGATTTTGGAGGGGAGTATCCGATGGATTACTATTCGCAGGACGGGGGTGATTGGAATGGCTGCTACATGAAGAAGAAACCCTCCACTGGCGAGAGAAGGCCGCGAGTTCGAATCGGTAATTATCCTCTATAGTAATTTTGCACACGATTTTGTTCTATTCTTTCCTTGCTCATGTCTTGTGTTCAGTGTTTGTCAGCGTTAGTGACACACACTTGCATATGATTAAGTGACTAGTTTAAATtgacaaactaaaataagatacaTCTTGTCATAAGAGGAGATCTGTACCATGGAAGTACAATCCATGCCTTAATTTTTCCATGGTAATTTCATTAAACTAGTGTTGTTTTTCTGAAGAAAGGCAGGAGTAAAAATACACAATAGGAGAAAACTAGGCATCTCTGTACTGTGCTCATACCGAAGAGCATACTGTAATGCAGCAAAGTTCTCTCTTAAATTTATTATTCATCACAGTTGGTAATTATTATTTAGTCTCCTGAGAGAAAAAGACTGAACAGCTAGGCCTTTGTTGTGAAAAATTGTATAGTTTCTTTATGAATAATTGTTTGAGAATTTGAGATGTTCTCCTAGGTTGTTCGCGGGTAAATATTACCACTCTTGCAGGAAAAAAAACACTTAGTATTTTGTGTGTTCTTTCGGATGTAGAGTAATGTTTGCAAGTGTCTGTAAACATCTTGGGGGTGTAGAGTAATGTTTGCAAGTGTATCTCCCATGAAGTGGTCCACTACAGTTTGACTGCTGGTTTATTCAATTACTGCCGACAAGTTGTGCTTGACACAAAATTTCTGTAATTTGTTATATTGGTCCAAGCACTCACTGATACTTTACCAATTCTTATTATCAGGCAGCAGTGTTCAAGTTGAGGAGAAACAGTGAAATGAAACATCGTTCTGAGGGTATGGAAGCCAACTGAATCAAGAACAGCTTCATGGCATCCAGTATTTTTGACAGCAGAGTTTAGTCCTAGCGTTGTCATGCTTCAGGGAATGCAGTTAGGAACTTGCCAATGCCAGCGGGCTTATTTAATCATCAGGGATGTCCTCCTTAATCGAACAAGCCAATTTACGAATTGGCAATTGCTGATATTGTAGCTGAATACCTGAGATGTATGTGTATTTATCGTTCTTCCACCACACTGTAAAATTATGTATTTGTTTACTGGCTGGATCTTTCCAAATATATGAAATATGCTTTGGCTCGAGTTATCAGACTATTGGATTTGATATTTTGAATGTGGATTGGACattgcaaatctagtactccgtaCTTTGTGTAGAATACTACTTTCAAAACACGGGGATTCCATGTTTCAAATTTCTATAAAACTCTTGTGGTTTAATCAGAGGTAGTTGGAGGATGGTTTCCAGATGACACCCATTTGCAAAGCCAATAGACACCAGTCAACAAGTAGAACATACTAGAGCTCTTACAGCAACAACTTCAACCAACACAACCTATATTATAGCAGTGCTTCTCGTTCAACAGTTTTTATGGCAAACGAGTTCTGCTTGAAGCAGGCACAAGGCTGTATTACAGTTTTGCTATCGGTTATTTTGATCTCCACTTTCCAGTTTAGCAGGCAGTCGTGTTTAGAAGCAATCAAATGAAGCATTGTTGTGAAGTTCTAGATATCAACAGCTTCATGGCGTCCGGTACTTCGACACTAGTGCTCAGCCAGTCGGTGCCAGCTGCAGAGGAAATAGCCAGTTCTGAACGAAGCATCAGACAAGCCAATTGGCAAATGCTTTGATAGGTAGATGTATATTTATCTTTACAGCACCATGCTGTAAAATTCGGGTGCTGCTATTGTTTTACTTGCCAAACCGTGTGCAGCATGCGAAATGTTGCCAGTTTAAGAAGCATTCATTTCTGTTTTGGACCTAATTACCAAAGCTACAGATTTGACACTTGGACATGTGGTTTACTTGGGAGTTGACTGGAGAGGGTGTGTTCCAGCCGATATCCGACTAAGCTTAATTGCTTAATTGTTGCGCATATTTGCAAAGGCAACAGATATACAAGTCGACAAGTAAAAGATACTCGAGATTTGACAGGAACAATCCGAACCATCCAACACAACATATTATTATACCAGCGGTTCACCTTCAAGACTTTCTAGGCCAACGGGGCAAACAAGTTCTAGTCCCAGGTGGGGGAGGCGGATATGCATTACTACTCCACATGATGCGAACACACAAGCTTCGAAGCAGCCACCACGCGTAACACAGTCCTCAGTGCTCCATCGCCAACACACAGCGCAGGCAACCGCCATCGTGCAGCAGGTCGAACGCCTTGTTGATGTCAGTCAGGTTCATGTTGTGGGTGATGTACTCGTCCACCTTGATCTCCTGCGGATGGTACGAGGTCAGGTTTTGTTTGTCATGAAAGAATACTCCTAGATGCGGTTGGTACGATACCTTGTTCATGTA includes the following:
- the LOC127305372 gene encoding uncharacterized protein, whose amino-acid sequence is MDAGDPSTALVATAADPSQSAKKKAPKRFIHTAIPPSILSDPTLAAAATSLLPAAYNFELPKTAHRIRASGARRAALQLPEGLLLFSLPLSHILGPFLADHPSNDVLILADPTYGACCLGDRPAKALAADLLVHYGHSCLVPVTSSLLPVLYVFVEIRVDALRLAAAVRSAFPDAAAAPRLALAGTVQFIAAVHAAREMLARDGYRDILVPQAKPLSAGEILGCTAPTLKKSEGVGVVVFVADGRFHLEAFMIANPGVKAYRFDPFLGVLVLEEYDHVGMKQARKEAVLAARKAKSWGVVLGTLGRQGSVKVLDRIVEHLEEKGLEHMVVLMSELSPTRMELFGDSVDAWVQIACPRLSIDWGEGFKKPVLTTFEFDVALGYVPGWWEKGSRECGSGGGSGCCSGSGTCGDGDCSSGDCGGNDFGGEYPMDYYSQDGGDWNGCYMKKKPSTGERRPRVRIGSSVQVEEKQ